DNA sequence from the Dunckerocampus dactyliophorus isolate RoL2022-P2 chromosome 4, RoL_Ddac_1.1, whole genome shotgun sequence genome:
aaatatgaatatagcaTTTTAATGTAACATACAATTTTGTGACAACTAGAGAGTGCATGACATGTGTTTAATTCCATTTTTGGAACCTCCGGAGTCAGACACAATCAGTTCAGTCatgctggttgacttccaagttgctTACATTTCAAAACAAAGGACATTAATTTTAAGTTCATAAGTGTTTTTGCCAATGCCATCATAAAGTAAATCCATTAAAACAgtttaaataaaagtacatcACTAACGATCATAAAAGTGTtctttttaagtaacattttaaggTAATTAGTGTAACTGTGATACACGTGTACAGAGAAGACAAGCACTGTAAAGTAGAACTACTCAGCTTTTGAAGTGGCAACAGGAAGGCATAACAGAGTCATGAAACAAGATTGAGCAGTCTCACAACATAACATCTCACAACTTTGGAGGTTCCTTTGTATTTTTTCCTGACGTGTATTTCCATGGATGGTCCTTAAATGACTAAAACAAGTTTTTCTACCACGCTTGAGAATGTGTCGTCTTGGCTCGGTCATGAGCGGTCTTGGTGGTGTGTTGTCAGGTCTTCGGGAAATGGGTCCTCCATGTGGGCTCATGGGACGAGCCGGGCCTGAAGAGCGACCTGGTAGTAGTGAATACCTCGTGGATAGAACTGTCTCCATCCTCACAGACCGGGGTCATCTCCCTCTACTGGGCTGACCGCCTGTAAGGACGCCACGTTTCAGTCTTTGTTTCGTCATCATTATATCTCCTTCCTATCTCCCCTTTCGCCCTACAGGACTGATGATAAATGTCTTCAGGGATCAGCTGATGTTACCGTCACGGGAATGACCAGTCATGCCACCTGTACGCATCACCTCATAGTACCTCTCTCATACATGTACAGGTCCAAAactatttttgtctttattcacgACCACAATGGATTTGAAACAACGCAATCAAGATGTGACTGAATATTTTTGAGTGGTctcaaaaatatgtaattagCGATTTGGGAATTTCTGCAATTTTATGCAGAGCACCTCCATTTTCACAGGCTCAAAAGCATTTCAATATTTGACATAATCGTACTGTAAATATAACCATACGTTTTAATTGTGGGATGAAAAATACTTTGCAGTATATGAGTTTGATGACCAAATTCAGTTTCCGCCAGAGAAATGACTTCAATTGCTGCTTGTTTATGGGTCTGTCTTCCTTCACTTTTGCCTTCGGTAagtaaaaaacatacagtaggcTTGCGATCAGTCCACTGACTTGGCCGTCGGATTATATAGTATTCACTTTATTTGCTTGTCTAGAATGTCTGGAGTTCAAAGTACTGTGGTACCTTTTtcattcgttccaaaaggtcaaacaaaaaccgaggcactTTTTCCCctaggaaataatataaatccaatgaatctgttccagacaaaaaaaaaatcaatttacagttttacatgcagaaaacaatataaaataatgataacataagaatgaaatggagaaatgaatacatttatcacttttacctttattgaagacgcTCGAGGGGAGGGTACGCCATCTTCGTACTTTCAGATACGTTCTATTTGGAATTCAATAGCAGCACCTTCTCTAGCtaattgctggcactcacaactttttATGGTCAcatggcaggttattttgcAGGCgcgctcaataaaaaaatgcatggacagtgagtcacCAACCTGTAGGGCGCTTTATTGCGGCGCTCACTTTTGCGGAATGATACGGTACGAGGCTAACGGACTAGCTTGTTACGCTCAATGTTctacgaaaaccgagacagtgtacaataAACAAGGGCATTCAGAAACTGAGGTTTACCAGTGTTACCAGTGGTTTGCAGCACCTGTGTGTAACCTGTATGTTTTCCCCCAACATCCTTGGCGCTCTGTTTTATTCACCAAGGAAACTTTGACTTCCTGCAAGTTACTGCAAAAGGTCAGTTAAGACTTTTTGTCTGACGTGACGTGTGAGATCATCATTAATGATGTTGACAAGTGAAGGCAGTAAGGCTCGCAAAAAAGCGGTGAATGAAGGCCTGCAAAGGTATTTCTCGGGAGGAAAATCAAAATTTGGTTGTGTAATTAGGCTCCGGACTTTAATCACTCACTGGctatacattattttaatgcaAAAGTGTGGttgaatttccttttttttctcataatagtatatTGAGCCCTTGAAAATGGAGGTATTCTGTATAAAAAGTGTGTAATTCTTAAATGCTATATTTTTAATTCCTTGAAATTCAAAACCTTCACTTCAGCCCCATGTTAGATGTTTTATCGTGGTGGTGAACAAaggcaaaatcataaaaaacatcTGTCATTGTCCAAATACTGCTGGACCAAACTGAATACGATTTCAAATGTATTTGGGTTGTTTCCATGTCTGCACAGTCAACATCAACAACCACACTTCCTATCATGAGGGCAAATACTACGAGACCTGCGCCGACTGCCTCTTTTCCGAGGACACCACCCTCCTGCCGGACGGCAAATCTTTGGGCCGTTACCTTTTCCTCTTTAGTATGTTGGTCTTCTTTCATTGTGTCATCGCTCATGACTGTGGAAACGCTGTAAAATGTACTGTAGCAGTCAACAGCTCACACAAaagacatttactgtatgtgatggAGAACACGCGCCTTCGCTTAAAAATACACTAGATTTGTTTTTATGTGCAAACAGCTGactcgcaaaaaaaaaaaggcacttaTGGCTCATGTTTGCAAACTATTCATATGGAAAATAGTTGCAATTGAGACAAAATATTGACGAAGCAAATGAACTTCTATAGCTTGTGTATAGTACAGCATCAATGCAAAAACATCAGatattaatattatggctaTCTGATCTACAACTATGCAAAATGTATGACAATTTTGACCTTTTAATAGGATTTTTCTTGAAACGTCCaatgaaaataattgtattgtactttttttttttactgaaaaccagtcagtatctggtgtgatcAGATCCAgaacatcccaaacatgctccaTGGGTGAGCATGCTACCCATGCATAGATTCATGTACGGCATCcctgcaacatggggccgtgcatcaTCATGCTGCAATTATTTATGTGGCCTCTAGGTTTGATTTCCCGAAAAGGCATAGAGATATATCCAACCCAGTCTGGATTGTATCAAATATGTCCATTTAGTTCCGTTATTATGTAATTATCTTTCTATCGTTATCCTCACCAGCTATTTCTATGACTTCCTTTTCAAGCCCGAACTGGTCAACTAGAGCCATCCGAGTTGGAGACCTTCAAGAAGCAGGCGGCCTGTCTTAATTTCCCTGCTGAGTACTACTTCATGGGCACAAGTGGGTTGTCATTGCACCTTTGCATCGCTTTACATGCAACTCAAACCTTCTTGCTGCATCATTTTCCTGTGCTTTGATTTCAGATCTGTGCCCCGACAGCAGGAAGACTGAGCCTCCCGCCTCTACAAACTAGAACGGGAAACATCCACACGCAGACAAACATGCCATACTAACATACTAAATGTTCAATTGTGATCTTGTGCTAGGAAATAACACTTAGAGCAAGTAAAAATGGAATCATTGGAAGCTTTCATGGCTGACACATTCATCTGTACAACATTGGTACAATCATTTTAGGTAGAAAACATTAGATCTAAGtgaatatacaaaataaaacattattcaCTCCTTCTTTGCAGTGGTTTATCCAACTCCTCACCGGTCTTTACAAGAAACCTCCGCATGACTGTTGCCGGGTAACATTGTCGCCACAACCTGACCCTTTGCTAGAAAAACAAGCTTTGTTACACAAGAGAAAAGCTTTCAGCGAATCCAAGAGGAGTCATGGCACTTCGCCCAGAGTCCTTTCAAGGCCGACAGAGGACTGCTGAGATGGTCATTCAGCACTCAGTGAAAGCATGATTATTCACAATGTTCCTCGGTGCATTTACCGTGCAGAACACACCCTTTCTTTCCCCCTTATAGACGTTTGCACACCACTTTTTTACGCTTTGAGAGCCCCTCA
Encoded proteins:
- the LOC129180386 gene encoding uncharacterized protein LOC129180386, with product MKCEVLLFLGRCVSQPPVTQHIFEGATCSSLPDISVLCGGLLSSAMSAQLLVVLLAFTALCAASSEPDCKDLVKPLLLDDHSPVFGKWVLHVGSWDEPGLKSDLVVVNTSWIELSPSSQTGVISLYWADRLTDDKCLQGSADVTVTGMTSHATFNINNHTSYHEGKYYETCADCLFSEDTTLLPDGKSLGRYLFLFTRTGQLEPSELETFKKQAACLNFPAEYYFMGTNLCPDSRKTEPPASTN